Below is a window of Camelina sativa cultivar DH55 chromosome 11, Cs, whole genome shotgun sequence DNA.
aacaacatccCTCATAGTCTCATAGAGAGAATCTAATATTTTGACCAAAAGTAACATAAACGGAATACGTCAATGATTTAACGTGATGAAGGGGGGTGATTAACGGAGGAATAAACGGAGTTTGTTACACAAAGATACTATCTCATCATCTCCAGTCAAACAAAGACTGAATGACATTAATgcccttttctctctctctttctttttttttggtatatttttttttcttttgcttttaagaccaaaacgcagcgtttgcttGCAGAGAGATCAGTCGGTCGGAAAGCGGCTACCTTTTTGTTTGCCTAGAGAGAATTTGTtcgtctcttttttttactctctccGACAAACCCCACGAGAGAAAGAAATTAATAGGAGAACAATAGAATCTTCCATGGAAGACTCTGGTATCCCTGAGGTCTTCTACGCGGCGGAGAATAGCACGGCCAATAATACAGAGAAGAGCGAGAAAGTGGCTCCGGAGAAGGAGCTTGATAACGGAATGAGTCAACTCAGAGACGACGACGAATCACTTGCGACTATTGGTGAGGATATGTACGATTTACATGATGAGCCTGTGCAGGAAACCCTAGACAAGGATCAGGTTGAAGGTAAcggtttatttttgtttcgcGAATagttctctgttttattttaatattttaattcgaagggtttttaattttgacgGAAATGGTGTTTTGTGTTTATCAGGTGTTCTTGAAAATTCTTCTGTGGAACCAAATGGTGAAGATGTTAAGGTGAGTTTGCTGGGTGACTCTTCTTACTGTAAAGtttcatccttttttttaaCGCTAAGAAATTAGATTCTCTTATCGACATCGACTGTGCTGGAAATCATATTACTTGATATTATGTAATCACAACTTCACTTTTCAGTGTGCTATTTGTTACTCGtgtagtgatttttttttacaattacaTAGGAAAAGGAGTAATTTTGATGGTTTAATATCTGGCCAAGATCAATCTATCCTTATGTATATGTGTACAGGAGTAATAATCTGTATCAGTTTGATccgttacaacttacaacttaaTTGTGTCTAATTATTAGGATATTTTGAGCACAAAATTCACTTTTGTTAAGGCATGACAtatgactgtttttttttgtttgtatcacATTGCCAGGAGATGGATACCGTCAAAGAAATTGTAGTGAGTGCCATTGTTCCGGTTGATGAAGTAGAAGAAGACCGTGAGGTAGAAACATCTCCTTGTCTGACTGCATCGTCAGATTCATTAACGGTGAAGCCATCTCTTTCTTCGGATCCGGCCTCAGCTGCACAAGGTTTATCACCGGTTTCAATTCCAACTAAACAAGAGCAGAGATCTGATTCTCCGGTGGTTAATAGATTGTCGGTTTCTCCCGTTCCGAGGACACCTGCTCGTGATGGTTACAATTGGAGAAAATATGGACAGAAGCAGGTTAAGAGTCCCAAAGGCTCACGGAGCTACTACAGGTGTACGTATTCTGAATGTTTtgctaaaaaaattgaatgctCCAATGATTCAGGCAAAGTGGTAGAGATTGTTAACAAAGGTTTGCATAGTCATGAACCTCCCAGGAAGAATAGCTTCGCCCCTAGAGAAATTAGAGTTGCATCAGCTATCCGGCCTATTTCAGAGAATAATGCAGTAGTAAAAGAGCCAACAATAGTCCCTAACGGTTCAGATCCGGCTGCTTCTACTAGAGAAAACATCTGTGAGCCGCAAACATTCGTTGAACGGAAGAGACATTGTGGGAACGAAGCTGTGGACGAGCCAGAGGCAAAACGAAGGCAAgtttgtttgaatttttggaTTTCTTTGCCTATTCTTCACTTTGAAAGATGAAATACTATTCACTTTGAAAGATGAAAttaatagtcttttttttttgggtgtgtttCAGAGTGAAAAAAGAGAACTCACAAAGTTCAGATTCTGTCTCCAAACCtggcaagaaaaataaattcgTAGTACACGCAGCTGGTGATGTTGGAATCTGCGGTGATGGATACAGATGGCGTAAATACGGACAGAAAATGGTGAAAGGAAATCCTCATCCAAGGTCTAAAACGCATTACCCATTTCTTTGTTCAtggatgagttttttttgttcaatacTCAGTGATGATTGATCTGTGCTGCTATGTTCCAAACATTCAGGAACTACTACCGATGTACTTCTGCGGGATGTCCTGTTCGTAAACACATTGAGACAGCAGTAGAGAACACAACAGCTGTAATAATCACATACAAAGGAGTACACAACCATGACATGCCGGTGCCAAAGAAACGCCACGGTCCTCCTAGCTCAATGCTCGTGGCTGCAGCCGCTCCAACGTCAATGAGAACCAGGACAGACGATCAGGTAAACATCCCCACTTCAAGCCAGTGCTCGGTGGGACGAGAAAGTGAGAAAAAGCAAAGCAGTGAAGCATTGGATGTTGTTGGTGGGGAGAAAGTGATGGAATCAGCTCGGACtttgttaagcattggtttcGAAATCAAGCAATGCTGATTCTATGTAATTTTAGAGAGTTCATCGACTCAATTTTCGCCTCctagtttttgttatatataaataataaagttACCATGACGATATCAATAATTATTAGTAGTGGTTTGGTTGAAATATTGTTCGATGATTACCAACTAAAACACGTTGACATGTCTCTGTGTAAATGATATGATCTTTTGATAATAAAGCGCTAATTTTGGTAGATGTGACTCTGATTCGTCTAGAGGGTCTTCTGAAACATCAAAACGTGGactaaaagagggcaaaaaccCTTTCTCTCACTCTGTGTAAACCCTAGTCTGTTCGTGCTTCTCCGATGGCGAGCCTTCGATGTTTTCGTGAGCTGAGCCGCCGCTCTACGGCGGTTTTCTCCATCAACCAGACGCGATCGTTCTCTTCATTTTCTGGGATCAAGCCGTCCGAGACCAGCATTTCTCATGGGACCGTAATCCCGAATCAATCTCTCACTAGGGATTTGCTATGGTACAGTCTTCGATATCGCTCCCAAGGTCGTTGTTTCTCTTCGAACACAAAAGATACTGATGGTGGTGAAGAAAGCAGTGAaggagaggatgatgatgatgatgatgatgatgatgaggaccAGGACTTTGAGGATTCGGCGGAGATGGAAGAAGTAGAAAGGGAATATTCACCGGCTGAGAAAGTGGAAGAGGCGGCTGAGATAGGTTACAAAGTGATGGGTCCTCTCAAACCTTCTGAGAGACTCTTCAAACCGTATGAACCTGTGTTTGCCATTGTTCAGGTTTCGTCTCTGCTTTCTCAATAAATTGTTTAGTTCCATTTCACACTCTCACTCACtgatgtttaatgtttattgATCTCCTCTAGATCGGTTCGCATCAGTTTAAAGTAAGCAACGGGGACTCCATATTCACCGAGAAATTGAAATTCTGTGACATAAATGATAAGGTATACTAGCTTCTGCTCTTCTTCATGAATCTTTGATATTCGTCTCTCCAAAGTGCAAGACTTTACTGTACCTCCTCATAAGAAAGAAGAGCATTTGCAATTGTTGCTAAAGCTTATCTCTTTATGTTCCTTTGCAGTTGGAACTGACCAAGGTTCTTCTATTGGGCTCGGCAGGCCAGACGATTATTGGTAGGCCTATCTTGCCAGATGCGACTGTTCATGCTGTAGTTGAAGAGCATGTAAGTGTCTCATTCACTTTCCTGATGTTTTCTAATACTAGTGAGGCTGTTCTTAAGAGAAATTAGGAAATCCGAGGACTGAGATAAAACTAAATCGAACCATCTGCTTATAAGAGTATGAAATTCCTgcagaatatatatatggacaACAAGTTAGTAGATTAGTGTTCATCTATCTCCACATCATCTGAATGTCTTGATATGAAATGGGCGTGGAATGTAGAAGGATTTACTCATATACCAGCATTCTGGTTTCTTTTTCTGTACTTAACTAGTTGTTCCTTGACGAGTGACGCAGGCATTGGATGAAAAAGTGCTCATTTTtaagaagaaacgaagaaagaaTTATAGGAGAACAAGAGGACATCGACAGGTATACTTTGTTGTAGCGTTCTTGTTTAGacattgtgtttgttttatcattgccttcttcttctagttGTTTTTTGACCATTCAACACTTATGACCAGGAATTGACGAAGTTGAGAATAACCGATATACAAGGAATTGAGAAACCAGAACCAAAGATTGTCCATAAGCCGTCTAAGGAAGCAGTTACAGAACAATCAAACGCTGAGCTAGTTGCTTAGAGATAAAAatgttgcttctttttttgcttAGCTGGTGCCGATACATTTGAAGTAAGTTCATCTATCACTTGCTGTTCGCTAAAGTCGTTGAAAGTATGAAAAGGCCTACTTGGTAGTTAGGATATGAAACGTGATTGCCTTTCACTATCTTGTTTCTATGTTTGATTTTGCTCTTCATTTGTATTTAAACTGGCTCAAGGCTTTTGGGAGCTCtttgttgcttcttttttttgaaataaaatatttgcgGAAACATCTCTCTCCTTCACTCCTTGTATTCTCATATGATTTGTAGTATGTTCCTGAggtattatgttttttttattttttgttttttttgtgttcacgggcatctctctcttatctttaaTTTGCTTGATATCATATGCCAATCTCAGTCACAGCTAGAAAACTAGGTGGTAAATTGGGTAATAATTGTAACTAAAGTCACATTACATTCAAAATCTCGATTTGTTCCACTGTGACTGTTGTTGGTTTCATTTCATGATAGACGCCACTAGTAtgtgaataaaaaaattgtatacagcTGTTAATAGTAAGACAAGTGACAAACACAGTAAATGAGATCCATAAACCAAATTATCTATCATAATGAACTCTCTCTGATTCCATATGATGAAACTACGGTTGCTTTTGCTCCACGAGACAACTGAATCCAACGAAGGATGATCAACAACCTCGTATACACCGACATAGAATGGAGGTAACTTACATCCATTGATATTCATCGCTCAACCTCTTTGTTGcttctttatttttgaaataaaagatttgCGGAAACATCTCTCTCCCTTCACTCCTTGTCTTCTGATATGATTTGTATTTTGTAGTATGTACCTGTGGTataagttatgttttttttttggtgttcacGAGCATCTCTCTTATCATCAGTTTGCTGTATCTATATGCCAATCTCAGTCACAGATAGAAAACTATGTGGTAAAATTGGTAATAAATGTAAGTTACATTACATTCAAACTCTAGATTTGTTCCACTGTGACTATTGGGttcataataaaaaacaaacctaTTACACAAAAACCATTGTCATGAACCAAATTGTTTTGGGCTTTTCTAAATAGCCTTTGGGCTTTGGATCGGGTCGGGTCGGATAAGACGAAATAGTGAGTCAAGTAAAAGAATAATCATCGtcaacaagaaagagagagatgatagGAGGAGGACACGGCGGCTTCTTCTCCTTATAAATATAAGAAGCTCAGTGCTCTTCTCAAATGGCCGTCACTCTGGTAACCTCTTtcgcttcctcttcttctcgcTTCCCTTTCcgctccttctcttcttctccgtcgtCTCTCTCCTCTTGCTTAGTTCGATTCCAGTTGCCGTCTCGCCTTAGACTCGCTTTCGCCGTCACGCCTCTCTACTCTTCTTCTAGAGCCATGGCTCATACAATCGCACAAGCTACTCTCGGCCTCACTCATGCCAACTCCGTCGATCATCCTAAGGTTTTTTTTCCTGATCGCTTATGGCATCATCCTTCGATTTTACTATCTATGTGTCGATTCTAGTGACTTGCTTTGTAGATCTTTTgtgttgatttgattgtttgctCGTCGCGTTACTATTCGTGATTAGATCAGATCTCGTAATCGATTGTGGTTAAGCATAGAATAATCAAAGATTTGTAATCAGTCGATCATGGTCAAGCATAGAATAGTCAGAGATTAGTTATGTGGTTTTTGATTCGTGGATTTTTCTGTTTCAGATCTCATTTTCCGGGAAGGAGATGGACGTGACTGAATGGAAAGGTGATATACTCGCTGTTGGAGTGACGGAGAAAGATATGACTAAGGATGCCAACTCCAAGTTCGAAAACCCGATACTCAAGAAGCTTGATGCGCACTTGGGTGGACTTCTAGCTGATGTCTCGTCTGAGGAAGATTTCTCCGGGAAACCTGGCCAATCAACAGTACTTAGGCTTCCGGGTCTCGGGTCGAAGCGGGTTGGTTTGATTGGTCTTGGAAAATCTGCTTCATCTCCTTCGGCTTTTCAGAGTCTAGGTGAGGCTGTTGCTGCAGCTGCTAAAGCTTCTCAAGCTAGCAGTGTTGCTGTTGTTCTCGCCTCCTCTGAGACAGTTTCTAATGAATCCAAGCTCAGTTCTGCTTCAGCCATAGCATcaggtatttgtttttttgttgttgttgttgttatagttatcttttctcttttattagaACTTGTAAAGGGTTAGTTTCATTAACGTTTTGGAACTAATCTTTTTGTGGTTACTTTATTCAGGCACAGTACTCGGTTTGTTTGAAGACTGCAGATATAAGTCTGAGTCAAAGAAACCATCTCTCAAATCGGTGGATATCATTGGCTTTGGCACTGGACCTGAGCTAGAGAAGAAGCTTAAGTATGCTGAAGATGTTTCTTATGGCGTAATTTTCGGGAAGGAACTCGTCAATTCTCCAGCCAATGTTCTCACTCCTGGTATGGCTTGTTTCTTGAGTATcagtatttagaatttttttataatatgagGATCATGTACATTAAGTTTGATACGAAATTGGTCTTTAATCTGCTGCGACGTTGTAATTTACAGCTGTACTAGCTGAGGAGGCCTCAAAGCTGGCTTCCATGTACAGTGATGTCATGACTGCAAACATCTTGAACGAGGAGCAATGCAAAGAGTTGAAGATGGGTTCATATCTCGCTGTTGCTGCTGCGTCAGCTAATCCACCTCATTTCATCCACCTGGTCTACAAACCTTCTAGTGGCCCTGTCAAGACCAAACTTGCTATTGTTGGAAAGGGATTGACATTTGACAGGTAATCTCCAGAGCagttatcttttatttttgctgtatcaatctctttttctttaattcgtATTTGTTATTGACCATATGGTTTTTGTTCACAGCGGTGGCTACAACATTAAGACCGGTCCTGGCTGCTTAATTGAGCTCATGAAATTCGATATGGGAGGTTCCGCCGCTGTTCTTGGCGCTGCAAAAGCCATCGGTCAAATTAAGCCTCCTGGTGTTGAGGTAAGtttatcagaagaagaagcttgagttTCTGAGTTAAGTGAATGTACCTAAAAAATGTTTCTTTGCACAATCAGGTGCACTTCATTGTCGCAGCCTGTGAGAATATGATAAGTGGTACCGGAATGAGACCTGGAGATATCATCACAGCCTCAAACGGAAAGACAATTGAGGTATTATAATAACACTGTTCCCTAAATGCGTTCAGCTTCAAAAGGTCCGAGCTTTCCGTTGTTTTCTCTTATTCCAAACTAATTGATGGCGGTATTGTACAGGTCAACAACACAGATGCCGAAGGTCGACTGACACTTGCTGATGCTCTAGTTTATGCTTGCAACCAAGGTGTCGATAAGGTATTGTTTGAAAGATTCCTCCACTAATCAATACATAGAAGCAAGACGAGGATAATTCAAACATTCTTTCTGTTGTTTTTTCCCTTAACTTGTGTAGTATATGCTTGCAGGTTGTTGACCTTGCAACGTTAACTGGGGCTTGTATTATTGCCCTTGGAACATCAATGGCAGGTACATAGGGTTGTGTTAAAAGTAAACAGCATAACAGTGACTCATGATGGTTAAATATCGGTTTGGATTTCTGTTTTGTGCAGCCATATATACATCTAGTGATGAGCTTGCAAAAGAGGTGATTGCTGCATCAGAGAGGAGTGGAGAGAAGCTATGGAGGATGCCGATGGAAGAGAGTTACTGGGAGATGATGAAATCAGGTGTTGCAGATATGGTTAACACGGGAGGTCGTGCTGGTGGATCGATCACCGCAGCTCTCTTCTTGAAACAggtgaaaatattataaagagtagaaacaaaagaacacaCTTCAAAGAACTTAAATTATTGCTTTCTAACAAAGAACTGGATTCGGTGAATGGTTGCAGTTTGTGGACGATAAGGTTGAGTGGATGCACATAGATATGGCTGGACCGGTGTGgaacgagaagaagaaaactgcaACTGGGTTTGGAGTTGCGACGCTAGTTGAGTGGGTTCAGAACAATTCCTCTTCTTAAATGAAACCTGGTGACTTACTATCGTACTCTGAGTGGtttatgaaaaagaaataaaatactGTATTAACATATCAGAGGTTTAATAAAgggttttagttttcttctttgctttgtgagtTTGTGTAAATTCTGTGACGCCCGAATATAAATGagtttattatatcaaataattagTTAACCTATCAAAATAATCAggttaaatatatacatacatgtaCAGTTTTAGACTAGATTATAACACTCACATTTACTTAAAGATTTGTTGGTGTTTTTAGTTAATAGCATCGTTTTAGTTGAATCAATAATCGAATAATTAAGCCCTATTTTCAGCTTCTTGTTGTTCATCacaatagaaacaaaacaaaaacattcttaTAAAGAAGTTTAGCTCAAAATCTAAGACTGAGAGAAAAACAGAGCTCATTTCCACAACAATCAACATTTTCCAAAGCTTAAGCAAGACAGGATATGTGTTCTAGCTTTCCTCTTGAGCAGGGGTAGAAGCAGGAAGAGTAGGTTCAAGCATTCTTACAGAACGAGGAAGCATAAACTCAGCAAACATAGGGTAGTGAGATGAAGGATACAAGTCGTCGATCTTATCATTTACCACCTCACACATTACAGGAACTATAGATCTACCTCTGTAAAGTATCCAATCCGTGTGTAGGTCTTGTGTTTGTCGGTCCCAGCAGAGGCATAACGCTCTAAATATTAGCTTCAAGAGCTCGACCGTTCCCTGCTTGTCACCTGAACAAAGGACCAAGATGTTATGATATAGAAGGTTTAGAGATGAATGATTCTAATGGCTCATGCGAGGGTGAAATGCTTCATACCTTTGAATTCATGATATGTTCTTATGAGAGCAGTGTTTTTTCTTACTCGTGCACTTGGCCATGCGTCTCTCATATCCCCTACCACACCGTGCTCTCTGCAAGTTGAATCAATGCCCAAAGCCCATTTATCATCAGTTAAATAAGGATACTGTATAGCTTTGATTTGAAACTAGTTGATCAGTGTGTAGAATAGGTTAGCCATTATTGCACTGCATAGGAACCCTGAAAGGATAAGAGATAAGTAAAAAGGCAAAATCTTCTCAAAAGTGATATTAAGGTACCTAGATCTGCCCAACAGAAATCTCCCGGTGGTTGATTCTTTCTGTGTGTTGAATCCCCCACAGTACACAACTGGCAAAGTGGGAGGTAATGATGCTATGTGTTGCCATGTGAGTAAAGCACTGCGCCTACGGGCACGAGGGCTGATTTTATCCAAGTTTGTGTTGACTATCTGAAACGAAAAACCCGGCGGCTCTGCTCCTTTCAGTTGAAATGTGTAGGCAGCTTGTCAAAGAAACCAAGATACTGATATATGGGACATAAACAT
It encodes the following:
- the LOC104721742 gene encoding probable WRKY transcription factor 32 → MEDSGIPEVFYAAENSTANNTEKSEKVAPEKELDNGMSQLRDDDESLATIGEDMYDLHDEPVQETLDKDQVEGVLENSSVEPNGEDVKEMDTVKEIVVSAIVPVDEVEEDREVETSPCLTASSDSLTVKPSLSSDPASAAQGLSPVSIPTKQEQRSDSPVVNRLSVSPVPRTPARDGYNWRKYGQKQVKSPKGSRSYYRCTYSECFAKKIECSNDSGKVVEIVNKGLHSHEPPRKNSFAPREIRVASAIRPISENNAVVKEPTIVPNGSDPAASTRENICEPQTFVERKRHCGNEAVDEPEAKRRVKKENSQSSDSVSKPGKKNKFVVHAAGDVGICGDGYRWRKYGQKMVKGNPHPRNYYRCTSAGCPVRKHIETAVENTTAVIITYKGVHNHDMPVPKKRHGPPSSMLVAAAAPTSMRTRTDDQVNIPTSSQCSVGRESEKKQSSEALDVVGGEKVMESARTLLSIGFEIKQC
- the LOC104721744 gene encoding 50S ribosomal protein L21, mitochondrial; the protein is MASLRCFRELSRRSTAVFSINQTRSFSSFSGIKPSETSISHGTVIPNQSLTRDLLWYSLRYRSQGRCFSSNTKDTDGGEESSEGEDDDDDDDDDEDQDFEDSAEMEEVEREYSPAEKVEEAAEIGYKVMGPLKPSERLFKPYEPVFAIVQIGSHQFKVSNGDSIFTEKLKFCDINDKLELTKVLLLGSAGQTIIGRPILPDATVHAVVEEHALDEKVLIFKKKRRKNYRRTRGHRQELTKLRITDIQGIEKPEPKIVHKPSKEAVTEQSNAELVA
- the LOC104721746 gene encoding leucine aminopeptidase 2, chloroplastic, whose amino-acid sequence is MAVTLVTSFASSSSRFPFRSFSSSPSSLSSCLVRFQLPSRLRLAFAVTPLYSSSRAMAHTIAQATLGLTHANSVDHPKISFSGKEMDVTEWKGDILAVGVTEKDMTKDANSKFENPILKKLDAHLGGLLADVSSEEDFSGKPGQSTVLRLPGLGSKRVGLIGLGKSASSPSAFQSLGEAVAAAAKASQASSVAVVLASSETVSNESKLSSASAIASGTVLGLFEDCRYKSESKKPSLKSVDIIGFGTGPELEKKLKYAEDVSYGVIFGKELVNSPANVLTPAVLAEEASKLASMYSDVMTANILNEEQCKELKMGSYLAVAAASANPPHFIHLVYKPSSGPVKTKLAIVGKGLTFDSGGYNIKTGPGCLIELMKFDMGGSAAVLGAAKAIGQIKPPGVEVHFIVAACENMISGTGMRPGDIITASNGKTIEVNNTDAEGRLTLADALVYACNQGVDKVVDLATLTGACIIALGTSMAAIYTSSDELAKEVIAASERSGEKLWRMPMEESYWEMMKSGVADMVNTGGRAGGSITAALFLKQFVDDKVEWMHIDMAGPVWNEKKKTATGFGVATLVEWVQNNSSS
- the LOC104721745 gene encoding uncharacterized protein LOC104721745, translated to MTVSLSVMTFNLHDDQPEESPNSWLKRKDLCLSVITSYSPIVLCTQQGVQSQLDYLQQGLPVYDQFGISRKGPQDTNDEHCTIFYNKEKVELLEGGTFWLSESPSVPGSTAWGSVVPCIATWATFQLKGAEPPGFSFQIVNTNLDKISPRARRRSALLTWQHIASLPPTLPVVYCGGFNTQKESTTGRFLLGRSREHGVVGDMRDAWPSARVRKNTALIRTYHEFKGDKQGTVELLKLIFRALCLCWDRQTQDLHTDWILYRGRSIVPVMCEVVNDKIDDLYPSSHYPMFAEFMLPRSVRMLEPTLPASTPAQEES